In Trifolium pratense cultivar HEN17-A07 linkage group LG7, ARS_RC_1.1, whole genome shotgun sequence, a genomic segment contains:
- the LOC123894190 gene encoding pentatricopeptide repeat-containing protein At4g33170 codes for MHLHFRLRPTSISIPKNHFIHSQSNSHPSSLLPQCFSILRHAIADSDLLLGKRTHALILTSGHNPDRYLTNNLITMYAKCGSLFSARKLFDITPQTERDLVTYNAILAAYAHTGELHEGDKTHQAFHLFRLLRQSIVLTTRHTLSPLFKLCLLSVSPSASETLHGYAVKIGLQWDVFVAGALVNIYAKFRQIRDARVLFDRMPVRDVVLWNVMMQAYVEMGIGDEALVLFSAFHRSGLRPDSISVRTILMGFGKKTVFERELEQVRAYATKLFACDDDSDVIVWNKTLSSYLQAGKAWEAIDCFRDMIKSRVPCDSLTFIVALSVISSLNHLELGKQIHGAAVRLGWDQFVSVGNSVINMYVKAGSVYYARRMFGQMKEVDLISWNTVISGCAQSGLEECSLRLFIDLLRSGLLPDQYTYASVLRACSSLEKSYYLGRQVHTCALKSGIVLDSFVSTALIDVYSRSGKMEEAKLLFHNQDGFDLASWNAMMHGHMVSDNYCEALRLFGLMHESGEKADQITLANAAKAAGCLVRLQQGKQIHAVVLKERFDLDLFVISGILDMYLKCGEMESAHKVFNGIPSPDDVAWTTMISGCVENGEEEHALLKYHQMRLAGVQPDEYTFATLVKACSLLTTLEQGRQIHANVMKLNCAFDPFVMTSLVDMYAKCGNIEDAYGLFRRMNTRNIVLWNAMIVGLAQHGNAEEALNFFNEMKSRGVTPDRVTFIGVLSACSHSGLISDAYENFDSMQKNYGIEPEIEHYSCLVDALSRAGRIQEAEKVVSSMPFEASATMYRTLLNACRVQGDKETGKRLAEKLFTLEPSDSAAYVLLSNIYAAANQWENAVSARNMMRRVNVKKEPGFSWVDMKNKVHLFVAGDRSHEETDLIYNKVECVMKRIREEGYVPDTEFTLVDIEEEDKESALYHHSEKLAIAYGLMKTPPSTTLRVIKNLRVCGDCHNAIKYISKVFQREIVLRDANRFHHFRNGICSCGDYW; via the coding sequence ATGCATTTGCATTTCCGATTACGACCCACTTCCATTTCGATTCCCAAGAATCACTTCATTCACTCCCAATCCAATTCACACCCTTCCTCTCTTCTTCCACAATGCTTTTCCATCCTCCGTCACGCCATCGCCGATTCCGATTTACTCCTCGGAAAACGCACTCATGCCCTCATTTTAACTTCCGGCCACAACCCCGACCGTTATCTAACCAACAATCTCATCACAATGTATGCTAAATGCGGTTCTCTTTTCTCTGCACGTAAACTGTTCGACATAACGCCTCAAACAGAAAGAGACCTGGTTACTTACAATGCAATTCTTGCTGCATATGCTCATACCGGAGAACTTCATGAAGGCGACAAAACCCATCAAGCCTTTCACCTCtttcgtcttcttcgtcaatCCATCGTGCTCACCACTCGTCATACATTGTCTCCTCTGTTTAAGTTGTGCCTCCTATCCGTTTCTCCCTCTGCTTCCGAGACCCTTCACGGTTATGCTGTTAAGATTGGGTTGCAATGGGATGTGTTTGTGGCTGGTGCTTTGGTTAATATATATGCTAAGTTTAGGCAAATTAGAGATGCGCGTGTTTTGTTTGATAGAATGCCTGTGAGGGATGTAGTGCTATGGAATGTGATGATGCAGGCTTATGTTGAAATGGGTATTGGCGATGAAGCCTTGGTTCTTTTTTCTGCATTTCACCGAAGCGGGTTGCGTCCTGATTCCATTAGTGTTCGTACTATTCTCATGGGGTTTGgtaaaaaaactgtttttgaaAGGGAGTTGGAACAGGTTCGAGCTTATGCCACCAAGTTGTTTGCGTGTGATGATGATTCGGATGTTATTGTTTGGAACAAGACTTTGTCTTCGTATCTCCAAGCGGGCAAAGCTTGGGAAGCTATTGATTGCTTTAGAGATATGATCAAATCGCGTGTACCATGTGATAGCTTGACTTTTATTGTGGCCCTCTCTGTGATTTCCAGTTTGAACCATCTTGAACTGGGAAAACAGATTCATGGTGCTGCGGTGAGGCTCGGATGGGATCAATTCGTCTCTGTTGGGAATAGTGTTATTAATATGTATGTTAAGGCTGGTTCTGTTTATTATGCAAGAAGGATGTTTGGTCAGATGAAAGAAGTAGATTTAATATCATGGAACACTGTGATATCCGGTTGTGCTCAGAGTGGTTTAGAGGAGTGTTCCTTGAGATTGTTCATTGATTTATTACGGAGTGGCCTGCTGCCGGATCAATACACCTATGCAAGTGTTTTGAGGGCTTGCTCCTCTCTTGAAAAAAGCTACTATCTTGGTAGGCAGGTTCATACATGTGCTTTAAAATCTGGGATCGTCTTAGATTCATTTGTTTCAACGGCTCTAATTGATGTCTATTCTAGGAGTGGAAAGATGGAGGAGGCGAAGCTTCTTTTTCATAACCAAGATGGATTTGACTTGGCATCTTGGAATGCTATGATGCATGGGCACATGGTGAGTGATAACTACTGTGAAGCGTTGAGGCTATTTGGTCTAATGCACGAAAGTGGAGAGAAAGCTGATCAGATTACTCTCGCAAATGCGGCCAAAGCTGCTGGGTGCCTGGTGAGGCTTCAACAAGGGAAGCAGATTCATGCTGTTGTTTTAAAAGAGAGGTTTGATTTAGATTTGTTTGTCATTAGTGGTATTCTGGACATGTATCTCAAATGTGGAGAGATGGAAAGTGCACATAAAGTTTTCAACGGGATCCCTTCGCCGGATGATGTTGCTTGGACCACTATGATTTCGGGATGTGTGGAAAATGGGGAGGAAGAGCATGCCCTTTTAAAATATCATCAGATGAGACTTGCAGGGGTGCAACCGGACGAATATACCTTTGCCACCCTTGTCAAGGCTTGCTCTCTTTTAACAACACTAGAACAAGGTAGACAGATTCATGCAAATGTTATGAAGTTGAATTGTGCTTTTGATCCTTTTGTAATGACCTCACTTGTTGACATGTATGCCAAGTGTGGGAATATAGAAGATGCATATGGTTTATTTAGAAGAATGAACACTAGGAATATTGTCTTGTGGAATGCCATGATAGTAGGATTGGCTCAACATGGAAATGCCGAGGAAGCTCTCAACTTCTTCAATGAAATGAAATCTAGGGGTGTAACACCAGATAGAGTCACTTTTATTGGGGTCCTTTCTGCCTGCAGTCATTCTGGTTTGATATCTGATGCCTATGAAAATTTTGATTCTATGCAGAAAAACTACGGAATTGAACCTGAAATTGAGCATTATTCATGTCTTGTGGATGCACTTAGCCGTGCGGGGCGCATACAAGAAGCCGAAAAGGTGGTATCATCAATGCCTTTTGAAGCTTCTGCCACAATGTATAGAACACTGCTAAATGCTTGCAGGGTTCAAGGAGATAAAGAGACCGGAAAACGCCTAGCAGAAAAGCTTTTTACCTTGGAACCATCTGATTCAGCGGCTTATGTTCTTTTATCCAATATTTATGCGGCTGCTAACCAATGGGAAAATGCAGTAAGTGCTAGAAATATGATGAGAAGAGTTAATGTGAAGAAGGAACCAGGGTTTAGTTGGGTAGATATGAAAAACAAGGTGCATTTATTTGTTGCCGGAGATAGATCACATGAAGAAACTGATTTGATATATAATAAGGTGGAGTGTGTTATGAAGAGGATAAGAGAAGAAGGTTATGTCCCTGATACAGAGTTTACACTTGTGGatatagaagaagaagataaagaGAGTGCTTTATATCATCACAGTGAGAAGCTAGCAATAGCTTATGGGCTCATGAAAACTCCACCATCCACTACATTAAGGGTAATTAAAAACCTTAGAGTATGTGGAGATTGCCATAATGCAATCAAGTATATATCGAAGGTTTTTCAGCGAGAGATTGTTTTGAGAGATGCAAATCGATTCCATCATTTCAGGAATGGGATATGCTCTTGTGGTGATTACTGGTGA